The Roseimicrobium gellanilyticum genome contains a region encoding:
- a CDS encoding Fur family transcriptional regulator, giving the protein MTETARQQIETFLSGKGLRRTKQRDVIVEAAFGTKEHFNAEELHEMARRIDRTISRATVYRTLALLVECGLLREVDLGRDQTYYDPNFLDKPEHNHLICLDCDRVVEFEDDHIALMEDCITRRLGFTPSSKTIRIAANCDQLARSGHCAYRDQKLAGTLPAHSHAHAHA; this is encoded by the coding sequence ATGACCGAGACCGCCCGCCAGCAGATCGAAACTTTCCTTTCCGGCAAGGGGCTCCGCCGCACCAAGCAGCGCGATGTGATCGTGGAAGCAGCGTTTGGCACGAAGGAGCACTTCAATGCCGAGGAGTTGCATGAGATGGCGCGTCGCATTGATCGCACGATCTCCCGTGCCACGGTGTACCGCACGCTCGCGTTGCTTGTGGAGTGCGGTCTCCTGCGCGAAGTGGACCTCGGTCGCGACCAGACCTATTACGACCCAAATTTCCTCGACAAGCCCGAGCACAACCACCTAATCTGCCTCGACTGCGATCGCGTGGTGGAGTTCGAGGATGATCACATTGCGCTGATGGAGGACTGCATTACCCGCCGTCTGGGTTTCACGCCCTCCAGCAAGACGATCCGGATTGCGGCAAATTGCGACCAGTTGGCCCGTTCAGGCCACTGCGCCTACCGCGACCAGAAGCTCGCGGGCACCCTGCCGGCGCATTCGCACGCTCACGCGCACGCGTAA
- the argH gene encoding argininosuccinate lyase — protein sequence MWKGRFQQPTSALVQRYGESVSFDWRLYEHDIRGSIAHSKALVKAGILTQDEQQSIEKGLLGIRADIEAGKFTWKQELEDVHMNIESELTRRIGAAGAKLHTARSRNDQIATDARLYCRASVDQILVLVRSMQRALVECAERNADAVMPGYTHLQRGQPVLFAHHLLAYVEMLDRDASRLADARKRLNVLPLGSGALAGSTIVLDRVFVAQELEFDGVTQNSMDAVSDRDFIAELLFDFALTGVHLSRLSEDVILWASAEFAFITLSDAHTTGSSLMPQKKNPDVAELTRGKSGRLVGNLMGLLTTLKGLPMTYNRDLQEDKEPLFDSIETLGLALEVFAEMVSGMEVNRPKTIAATADPLLLATDLADYLVLKGTPFRHAHEVIGKLVAHCGQTGKTFLELSTADYRQFSEAFDDSVHDLLKVDVALAARKGAGAPSPQNVAARLNHWRSVLSE from the coding sequence ATGTGGAAAGGCAGATTCCAGCAACCGACCAGTGCGCTCGTGCAGCGCTACGGAGAGTCCGTGTCCTTTGATTGGAGGCTGTACGAGCACGACATCCGAGGTTCCATCGCGCATTCCAAGGCGCTGGTGAAGGCCGGCATCCTCACGCAGGACGAGCAGCAGAGCATTGAAAAAGGCCTGCTCGGCATCCGTGCGGACATTGAAGCGGGCAAGTTCACCTGGAAGCAGGAGCTTGAGGACGTGCACATGAACATCGAGTCCGAGCTCACGCGCCGCATCGGTGCTGCCGGAGCGAAGCTGCACACCGCCCGCAGCCGCAATGACCAGATTGCCACGGATGCACGCCTCTATTGCCGTGCCTCGGTGGACCAGATTCTCGTACTCGTGCGCTCCATGCAGCGCGCCCTCGTGGAATGCGCCGAGCGCAATGCGGACGCCGTGATGCCCGGCTACACGCACCTGCAGCGCGGGCAGCCCGTGCTTTTTGCCCATCACCTGCTCGCCTATGTGGAGATGCTGGACCGCGATGCGAGCCGCCTGGCGGATGCGCGGAAGCGTTTGAACGTCCTGCCGCTGGGTTCCGGCGCGCTGGCGGGCAGCACCATTGTTCTCGACCGCGTCTTTGTAGCGCAGGAGCTGGAGTTTGATGGTGTGACGCAGAACTCGATGGATGCCGTGAGCGATCGCGATTTCATCGCCGAGCTGCTCTTTGATTTCGCGCTCACGGGCGTGCATCTCTCGCGTCTCAGCGAGGACGTCATCCTCTGGGCCAGCGCGGAGTTTGCCTTCATCACCCTGAGCGATGCCCACACCACGGGCTCGAGCCTCATGCCGCAGAAAAAGAATCCGGATGTGGCGGAACTCACACGCGGCAAGTCCGGACGTCTCGTCGGCAATCTCATGGGCCTGCTCACCACGCTGAAGGGCCTGCCCATGACGTACAATCGTGATCTGCAGGAGGACAAGGAACCGCTTTTTGATTCCATCGAGACGCTGGGCCTCGCGCTGGAAGTCTTCGCGGAAATGGTCAGCGGCATGGAGGTGAACCGGCCCAAGACCATTGCCGCGACCGCCGATCCGCTGCTGCTGGCGACCGATCTTGCAGATTACCTGGTGCTGAAGGGCACACCCTTCCGTCATGCGCATGAAGTCATCGGCAAGCTGGTGGCCCACTGTGGGCAGACCGGGAAGACTTTCCTGGAGCTCAGCACGGCGGACTACCGGCAGTTCAGCGAGGCGTTTGATGATTCCGTGCACGACCTGTTGAAGGTGGATGTGGCTCTCGCAGCCAGAAAAGGCGCTGGAGCTCCCTCGCCGCAGAATGTGGCCGCGCGCCTGAACCACTGGAGGAGCGTACTCTCGGAGTAG
- a CDS encoding NUDIX hydrolase encodes MTIPDFEICTFEDHDGWQKLPGKIVYGGRYVQVEECHFRTPARPGEDIPWTVAHRVPAVAVAAFTEDGKFVLVHQERLPVKRALWEFPAGQIDDGETRESIIATVLRELDEEAGVEALPGAEFTPLGWFFASQGFTSEHVYLFAVGPMRIVRAPQPVGGEHIGEVRLVTPDELRHLVASLIIQDALSLALFARLSARGMV; translated from the coding sequence ATGACCATCCCGGACTTCGAGATCTGCACCTTTGAGGACCACGACGGCTGGCAAAAGCTGCCGGGCAAAATCGTCTATGGTGGTCGCTATGTGCAGGTGGAGGAGTGTCACTTCCGCACGCCGGCCCGCCCAGGTGAGGACATCCCGTGGACCGTGGCGCACCGCGTGCCTGCCGTGGCCGTGGCTGCCTTCACGGAGGATGGAAAGTTTGTCCTGGTACACCAGGAGCGCCTGCCGGTGAAGCGGGCGTTGTGGGAGTTCCCCGCGGGCCAGATTGATGATGGCGAGACGCGGGAGAGCATCATTGCCACCGTCTTGCGCGAGCTGGATGAGGAGGCCGGGGTGGAAGCACTCCCCGGCGCCGAGTTCACCCCGCTGGGCTGGTTTTTTGCCTCGCAAGGTTTCACCAGCGAGCACGTTTACCTTTTTGCCGTCGGCCCGATGCGTATCGTCCGCGCACCACAACCCGTCGGCGGGGAGCACATCGGCGAGGTCCGGCTGGTAACGCCGGATGAACTGCGCCACCTGGTGGCTTCCCTGATCATCCAGGACGCGCTATCGCTCGCCCTCTTCGCGCGCCTGTCGGCCCGCGGGATGGTGTGA
- a CDS encoding twin-arginine translocase subunit TatC, which translates to MFNWLFKKVVTFREKVAVDLGQGDDEKPFLDHLDDLRTMIVRMAVTLLVMTLATFFFIEELMAIMTYPLTLAGIEQQVTLQNLDPTGGFMTAMNVALVASVILAFPILLYFLLQFVLPGLRSNEKKVLFPALSVGAGLFLIGVLFAYFVVSPRALTFFYEFSRDMGAVSKNKKEEVQTQKAETPPATTTTLPDLKPGTRITATTAEGMSFVFEVVEVQAPRLESNKGATSPGSTGTAPVPTPGTTTPPPAPPDKPLVTAEASPTTAIAAVPAVAAATIAPATPFIWELKQYVKFICQFILIFGACFELPVVVMALVKLDVLNYKVMKTSRSWAAIIICVAAALITPTQDAMTLGLLAVPMYILYEICIWLAWWLEKRDRALYPEYYKEQDEDEKALEVADNDWDNENYNPWGGGDEEEDEDEGSGTKPKPQSTPPPSTDGSTPEGESKLEAGTEAKTDAEALSESPSSESPATSSEENSVSDTSYSAPEASITGDSPAVPEPESEPSPVPEEGKASPATDTSNDDDDWSLKKKDKPDDGPTADKRDTD; encoded by the coding sequence ATGTTTAACTGGCTCTTTAAGAAAGTCGTCACCTTCCGTGAAAAGGTGGCGGTGGATCTCGGCCAAGGCGACGACGAGAAACCGTTCCTGGATCACCTTGATGACTTGCGCACGATGATTGTGCGCATGGCCGTCACCCTGCTGGTGATGACTCTCGCCACCTTCTTCTTCATTGAAGAATTGATGGCCATCATGACCTACCCCCTGACGTTGGCGGGTATCGAGCAGCAGGTCACCCTACAGAACCTGGATCCCACCGGGGGCTTCATGACCGCGATGAATGTGGCCCTGGTGGCCAGCGTCATCCTGGCATTCCCGATACTGCTCTATTTCCTGCTGCAGTTCGTCCTGCCTGGCCTGCGTAGTAATGAGAAGAAGGTGCTCTTCCCGGCATTGAGTGTGGGAGCTGGCCTCTTCCTCATAGGTGTACTCTTCGCCTACTTCGTGGTGTCACCCCGTGCGCTGACCTTCTTCTACGAGTTCAGCCGTGACATGGGTGCCGTGTCGAAGAATAAGAAGGAGGAGGTGCAGACGCAGAAGGCGGAGACGCCCCCGGCTACGACCACCACTCTTCCGGACCTGAAACCCGGCACCCGCATCACCGCCACGACCGCGGAAGGAATGTCTTTCGTGTTTGAGGTTGTCGAAGTGCAGGCTCCCCGGTTGGAGTCGAACAAAGGAGCGACCTCCCCAGGAAGCACAGGCACGGCTCCCGTGCCCACACCGGGCACGACTACTCCTCCACCTGCACCACCGGACAAGCCACTAGTGACTGCCGAGGCATCACCCACCACGGCAATTGCCGCGGTGCCTGCAGTGGCTGCGGCCACGATTGCTCCTGCAACTCCCTTCATCTGGGAGCTGAAGCAGTATGTGAAATTCATCTGCCAGTTCATCCTCATCTTCGGCGCCTGCTTTGAGCTGCCGGTGGTGGTGATGGCCCTGGTGAAGCTGGATGTGCTGAACTACAAGGTGATGAAGACCTCCCGCTCCTGGGCGGCCATCATCATCTGCGTGGCTGCTGCGCTCATCACGCCCACCCAGGATGCCATGACTCTCGGCCTGCTCGCAGTGCCGATGTACATCTTGTATGAGATCTGCATCTGGCTCGCATGGTGGCTGGAGAAGCGTGATCGTGCCCTCTATCCCGAGTACTACAAGGAACAGGACGAGGACGAAAAGGCCCTCGAAGTGGCCGACAACGACTGGGACAACGAAAACTACAACCCGTGGGGTGGTGGCGACGAAGAAGAGGACGAGGATGAAGGCTCGGGCACCAAGCCGAAGCCCCAATCCACGCCTCCGCCTTCTACCGACGGATCAACGCCGGAAGGCGAGTCGAAGCTGGAAGCCGGCACTGAAGCGAAGACAGATGCAGAGGCGCTCTCTGAGTCTCCTTCATCTGAGTCGCCCGCCACAAGCAGCGAAGAGAACTCCGTCTCAGACACCAGCTACAGTGCACCTGAAGCCAGCATCACTGGCGACAGTCCTGCCGTACCTGAACCTGAATCTGAGCCAAGTCCCGTGCCTGAGGAGGGCAAGGCCTCGCCAGCGACGGATACTTCGAACGACGATGACGACTGGTCCCTGAAGAAAAAGGACAAGCCGGACGATGGGCCCACGGCCGACAAGCGGGACACGGATTGA
- a CDS encoding N-formylglutamate amidohydrolase, with translation MSLAVPALAWAEEKTAPESRKGETGYIEYWPGELPIVLSAPHGGRLIPKELPNRTTGRLQRDAFTAELAMEMRDALQRRYGVAPHLVICHLARVKLDANREIKEAAQGSAVAEKAWHEYHGFLHEAEGAVMKRFPRGLYLDVHGHSHEKQQVELGYLLGKDEIQWPPQKLNLPEVAARSSIRLLDQNSDEDFAALLKGPASLGGLLEQRGVPCIPAPGAHVDPGDLYFNGGYNTETHGSLDGVGLDAIQLEVPRKFRNEKTDREALARALADALEPYFQKHFKMTLPVTSPNAQPQAPVPGAATSSATSGLNQKLPSR, from the coding sequence TTGTCATTGGCAGTTCCGGCATTGGCATGGGCCGAAGAGAAGACCGCGCCGGAGTCCCGGAAAGGAGAGACTGGATACATCGAGTACTGGCCCGGTGAACTGCCCATCGTGCTCTCCGCGCCGCATGGAGGACGTCTCATCCCGAAGGAACTTCCCAACCGCACCACGGGTCGGCTCCAGCGGGATGCCTTCACGGCGGAGCTCGCGATGGAGATGCGCGATGCTTTGCAGCGGAGGTATGGTGTCGCCCCGCATCTGGTCATCTGCCATCTCGCACGTGTGAAGCTGGATGCGAACCGTGAGATCAAGGAGGCTGCACAGGGGAGCGCCGTCGCGGAGAAGGCCTGGCACGAGTACCACGGCTTTCTCCATGAGGCGGAGGGTGCCGTGATGAAGAGGTTTCCGCGTGGGCTGTATCTGGATGTCCATGGACACAGCCATGAGAAGCAGCAGGTGGAACTCGGCTACCTCCTCGGCAAGGACGAGATTCAGTGGCCACCGCAGAAGCTGAACCTCCCTGAAGTGGCTGCTCGCAGCAGCATCCGGCTACTCGACCAAAACTCAGATGAAGACTTCGCGGCCCTCCTGAAAGGACCAGCGAGCCTGGGTGGCCTGCTGGAGCAGCGCGGTGTGCCGTGCATCCCAGCTCCGGGCGCTCATGTGGATCCGGGGGATTTGTATTTCAATGGCGGGTACAACACTGAAACGCATGGCTCACTCGATGGCGTGGGCTTGGATGCCATCCAGCTCGAAGTGCCGCGCAAGTTCCGAAATGAGAAGACTGACCGCGAGGCGCTGGCACGCGCGCTGGCGGATGCCTTGGAGCCGTACTTTCAGAAACACTTCAAAATGACCTTGCCGGTCACCTCACCAAATGCGCAACCCCAGGCACCTGTCCCTGGGGCGGCCACATCTTCTGCAACATCGGGCTTGAATCAGAAGCTTCCCAGCCGTTGA